The sequence below is a genomic window from Nostoc flagelliforme CCNUN1.
TGAATAAGATAGCCCTTTTGTTGCATTTGTAATAAAGCATATTGGGCTTTAATACTCACATTGAGAACTTCTTGGAAAAAAGTGGTAGCTGACTGTAAAGATTTTGGATCTTGCAGTAGCGACTGTTGAATGGTATCAATAATTTCGTCAATATTGCGTTCACCATCGATGAAAGTAGCTAAAGTATGAGAAAGATCATCGTTTAACCAGACTTTTTCTCTTTCTGACAAAAAAAAGATATTGTCTGCTTCTATAGTTTGAACAGAATAACAAGGATTGAATTGGATTTTAAGTTCCATTGAGCTTTATTAATTGTTTCTTTACTAATTAAAGTGTAATTTTAGTAGAGTTAACTTGTAGTTAATTTTTATTGATTTTATTTTTTTTAAACATGTTTAGATGTATTTCGTAAATTTAGAAATCTAATTTGGGCACAATTAATGATAGTTGATAAGTAAAATAGATTTCCGCCCATTGTATTTTAACGGAATTTATAATGAATCTCAGGTAGCTTTTAAATTATTGTTACACAATTTTTATTAAAATCATTTCAAAAGCTCATATAAAAGCTCATAACTTTTTATAAAAACATGATATCTGCCAAACGTGTGCAGCCTGGATACTTTGATTGCTGCCAGTAAAAACAGAGTGTAAGTGTTGAGATCACACTTTGCTGTAGATGGCTTGGTAGTCGCTCTGATAGTCCGAACCCACTTTATAGATATGACGTAAATTATCCCTCTTTCAACTCACTGCGGACTAGCAATCGCTTATTCTTTTCTAGTTCTCACTACTGCATTCATTGCCTCATTTGTCAATGCGTAAGTTCTGATGTATATGTAATCTGCCATCGATTTGCTGCTCAAGCTCTTCTAGTTTCTTGGCAAGCCGCTTATAATCCTTTGTTCCAGAAGTTTTTTGGTGAAGTGCCTCTTCAATCTCGAAGTAGTACTGATACAGATCATCGTCAGAGAGTAGGGTCAAGTCTGCTTGAAGAAGAGGAACTTTGAGAGTGGAACATACATCATCCAGGGATGCTAGCTGGCTTGAAGAAGTTCTGAGAAGATAGTCCTGGAGATATGAGTAGTAGACATCTATGCCGCTAACCTCTTGTAACTGACTATCTTTGATAAGGAAAAACCGATTCGCAACATTTTCAATAAACCTACGATCATGGCTCACCAAGACAACAGTCCCCTCAAACACAGCAAGCTCTTGCTCAAGCCGTTCAATTCCTTCAACATCCAAATGGTTTGTTGGCTCATCGAGTACAAGGAAATTAGTACCTGCCTTGTTGATGGCTAGAAGTTGAAGTCTGGCACGCTCACCACCGCTCAATAAAGCGATAATATCTTGGTGTCGCTCATAGGAAAATCCAGCACTTACAAGTGTTGTGTGTGCTTGTTGCGGTGTCAAAGATGTTTTCTGAATCTATTATGCTTGTATAATTTCCTGTGTCAAGTAATCTTATTTATTTTATAATGTAAGTGATATTTGACATCTTAAATTAATGATCTAGATCACATCTACATGTTATAAATAATGCTTTGTGTAGAGAAGTTTACCTCTAGTCTGGGACTGCTAGGAAATTGGCAGAGCTAAAAGCGGCAAGATTTTAAAATAGTGCTTGCAGTAAGTTAGCCAAGTATAGCTAGGGCTTGTTTAATCTTCTCCTTAATTGCACCGCC
It includes:
- a CDS encoding ATP-binding cassette domain-containing protein, with the translated sequence MTPQQAHTTLVSAGFSYERHQDIIALLSGGERARLQLLAINKAGTNFLVLDEPTNHLDVEGIERLEQELAVFEGTVVLVSHDRRFIENVANRFFLIKDSQLQEVSGIDVYYSYLQDYLLRTSSSQLASLDDVCSTLKVPLLQADLTLLSDDDLYQYYFEIEEALHQKTSGTKDYKRLAKKLEELEQQIDGRLHIHQNLRIDK